The nucleotide sequence CGTGTGTTACGACAATTAAATTTACGTTAATTCTtccctttgtttttttttgttgaaacctAATATGGTGCCCAGTTAAGTCAGAATGTTCAATAACTAATATTTAAGCCTTTCGTTGGTATTGGGCAAACGTATTGAGCTGTCGACAGTCACTATCAGCCTCCGCATAGAGATTTGATTGGAACCAgaatagctggatcaaatccctgccttcattaCCAACatcgtgatgatagcctagccacgtggtacaataattttaccgttgttattttaactttttttgaataaggtaattattttttatcatgaacctaaacttatacactattttcaaaatataaaagaaaaatgatactacttttcattatataatacttCAACAGAAACataatcctaccaaatctggtaggattttgcTGTGGTGGCAGAGATTGAAagaaaggaacgacaactctgcgtggagattgagtcACTATAGGACGACGAACACTACATTCGACCACTACTGCGCACCGATTATTATGGGCATATGCATGCGTATGATATATCAATATTGAGATAATGtgctttaaattaaaataccGGCGGAAAGTAATTGGAATTTATTAACAATTGATGACTCTAAAGATTAATTATTTCCTTGAaagtattttcaaaaataatataatttattaagtgAAACTTACCTTTCCTTTTCCCGCCAGATGTCTCCTCGTTTTCCGCCTGTTTATTTGCATTCACCATCAACTGCAGAAGGTCCTTGTAATTCTAAATCAGTTCAATTGCCaagctttaaaatatcatttttttattttagcacacgtactttttttctaaatcatTTTGGGTACTATTTTGCAGAAACCGGGTCAAATAAGGCATTAAAAAAATTCCTTAATATCTTTGTTTTTCACTTTCAATGTGTGCAAATTAATTTTGTGCACACTGGTAAATAAACGTTTGGCCTATTCACTATGGTTTTTATTAGAAGAAGCGTCAAATACTTTAGAACTTGTATAAGAAGTTATAAAGATTCATGCTTAACTATTATGTATCAATACTTactttattcatattgaataacAATCCAAGCAATAGTGGCCAAGATCGATTTTGATTTGACAAAATACTATACGTCAATAtgataacaataacaaaattacGTTAACGTTAATCACAAGTACCggttattaaatttaaagtaaaaaacaaGCAAAATCGTTAACAGAAAATTTTCATTTTAGAAGGCGtacaatgatattttttatttgttaattaattataatataaaactttttttcCTTCCTCCAAATAAAACATTGTACActgaaataatcatatttgtatttttactgAAGCAAACAAAACTCTTACCGCATCAGATTTTTTTCTGTCTTCAAACAAGGATATACTCGCGTTCTTGAAGAAGTCGATAGCATGTTTGGCGACCAAGTTTGACTCAAACAACTTTGGAAACGCATTTGCTAATTCTGGGAACAGTACTGAAATAATTGGAGAACAAAACGTAACAGAAAACCCCCATAAAATTCACAACTTTGGCGCAAGCCAGTAAGGATACCATTAAAGgatccattaaatccacataaatactcaaaatcaacgaatatttcgtaaaatatttcgtaaaattaagttaacCCATAGAAAACCAATGTTTCgtatagcaatatccaaaatatCAACGCTAAATGTGGAagggtaacatagatttaacgagatactcGTTTTAATTCTTTGTGTACCAATATATTAAATGTGAATTTCCGCAACGATCTATAGGACCATTAACGAGCAAACGAGAGATTTGCTTCGGACAAAGTCGGATGCACGAAGTAGTTCTCATGTGCTGTCCGAATCCAAtctcgctcgtaaatgttcggatatcgtggcgggaaattcacatgaaatatattgtcatagacaaaaataaaaacgagcattgtgtatctcgttaaatctattttaccagaccacatctagcgatgacattttggttattgctataaggaacactgattttttatgagtaacttatattttacgaaatattttacgaactaTTCGTTGATTTGAAGTATTTATGTGTCTCTAACAACGGGCTTGGAAGCTCGAATATTCGTATGAAAAATATGCTGAGAATCACAACCAACATATACGTAGTAAAAAAGGAAGACTCGGGAAAACAAAGGATTAATTGGCAGTGCAACCTAAATTTGCCGTCGGAACAACATCTGTGTCTAAGATATACTCTAAAATATGCTCTTGGCGCTTGAttcgttttgttttgcaaacTCTGGACACTTATgtcattgttttttaattatatgagtcgtgttctgagaaagttcggcataatgcatgtgcgtaaagtgtcgtcccagattagcatgtgcagtccgcacaggccaatcagggacgtcactttccgcttttatggtatttttcgtttgaaggaagtccctacttaccgaaaatcttgtttaggcggaaagtgtcgtccctgattagcctgtgcggactgcacatgctaatctgggacgacattttacgcacatgcattatgcccagttttctcagaacgcgacacataaaatatgtgttatattgtttatatttactcTGAATAATGAATAGCGGATTTCCACTGGGGTTGATGTCAAGAAATTCCTTTGAATGTTTGATGAAGGGGTTTTCAAGGTCCGTCTGGGCGCTGACCTCCAGGCCGAACGAAGTAGCGCAGATCACGTCCATGGTGTAACATCGCACCATACTGTGAAATATGTGATGTATGATTCACAAATACTCGATATCTACCTGGGGCGTGGTAACCTtgaccctaaccctaacctattGTGTGTAAACACACAATGGCTAGTGTGGGGGCAGGTTCGCTATAGTTTGAGGGTATTTAACACTGACATCGACCTGAAAGTATAGTTTATTATGAAATGCACCAGCTCGGGATTTGAatatgtggtggtggtggtgcttggGGTATCGCACCATACTGTACAAAATACGGAGGACTGTCATTTTGTTATAAGTAACCAAAAGTAGAGTATAATCAGCGATTTTGCTTCGGTATACCACTGATGTTTGgattattatttaaaagaaaccaCCAATCATCCCGGTAACGAATACGGATGTGTACTATGGTCGTTATTTTAACATCAAAAGTTTTGCTAAGAGACACATTCATTTTCAAAAAACGTTAACAAgtataattcaaaacaaaatgtgtttgtgaaacactatgtcccccccatatatttgaccgttgaccttaaccttgacatttcaccactcaaaatgtgcagctccatgagaaacacatgcatgccaaatatcaagttgctttcttcaatatttcaaaaaatattgcCAATGTTAAGTTTGATGTAAACGAACCAACAAACCttcagacaaggcaaaaacaatatgtcccccagtatagactggggggacataaaaacaacccTAGGGCATACTTTACGTTATCTATATATTAAGACCACTTCCGTAGCTGAATGTTCATGCAATAACTTCGGTGCATATTAGTTAATACGTGTGAAGCTCATGGGATGCTTGATGCCTTGACAAATAAAGCTTTATAACTATgctatttaaaacatatacacaatgtgcgttaagtgtcgtccaagcctgatttagtccgcacaggctaatcagggacgacactttccgcctaacttggatttttgctaagaagagaattgaTTTTAACGAAAATATCATATaaacggaaaatgtcgtccctgataagactgcgcgaactgcacaggctaatctgaaactgttctttacgcatatgcaatacacccccttttcacatagcgcgACCAAATTATATATATGTGCATACACGAAGAACTAAAATGAATAAAGTTACTTATGTTAAGATTTGTTAAAGGTAAAAAACTAATTCATAAATTGCGAAATAAAGCACtttgttaatattaatattgacTTATTATTAGAGAACGTGTATTTCAAggaggtaattaataataatacattttctgtaatcttttaatattttatacgATAATCTAATTGTGagatcgccgtggtgtagtgggtATGATATCCGCCTTTCGACTatgaggtcacgggttcaatctcCACCATGGgagagttctttagatctcccttaaagacacaaagtactgattctacccatGAATCAGAGTTTAGATCTtgcggctttcgatgcaatcgagctaaaattaataggtATTAAATTATCTAAATCAAAACTGATAGACAGGGAATGCTGATTACGGGTCAATGTCAAAGCCTTGAGGATGTTCTTCGATGTTCTTCTCCAGTAGACCGTGAAATATGTCTAAACATCTGTGTAGATATGGCGTCATCTGAAATACACAGGTTTGTACATATTTGAGCCTTGCActcggaaaacggggcttaatgcatgtgcgtaaagtgtcctcatTCCGCACAGgtttatgagggacgacactttccgccaaactGATTTTTAGCTAAGAAAAGTCTGCCTTTTAACAaataatgtcattaaagcggaaattgttgtctctgataaacctttgcagattgcacagaccaatcggggacgacactataagcacatgtattaagcacagttttcctcATAACAAggctttttttttataaagcaacAATTTTGGCCACATTAATTGATTTGAAAGTCTTCCTTTGAACGCAATCTTATTTCAACTGCATGTATTtaattttctttgataacgttttaaacaaagaaatggcAATTAAAATAAGACCTCTAAGAAATCTAACCGCTGCTGGTATTGCAGTCTGTAGAATGAACTAGCCGATATCTCTATCAACAGTATTCTAATTGAACAAAACTGTCACTAGGCTTGTGCTTTTCTTGGCCATCTTTTTATGACAAAATTTGCGAAAATTCGATTTACCGACCTATATGGGCTGCTTCTTTACTTACGTTTCTCATTTTTCCCGATGTGAAGCTTGGACTTAGGGTGTGTCGAATATTTCTCCAGGCGTCTCCACTTGCAAAAGACATAGCAGAGCGCCAAAACTTGGACAGCAttatgaattgctacaaaataCGGTTAAAAAGCATGAACCAGGGTATTCACTTTGCAGTCGAACATAGAAATTTATCTTACTACTTTTTCTGTATATCGGGGGTAATCTGTGCAAAGAATTGAAGGAAAAAGGCTGAACTTTGCAACGAGATGAACATTGTAACCAGCCGTGTAAATGGTTGACAAATACTCGTGTCTACCAGGGGCGTCCCTGGACCAATTTTAAGTATACGCACCATGGcttagggtggggggggggggctgttttCTGCATTAAGACGGGTAAGACGGTTTGTGTAGTGTTTATAGCGTTTTAATTGTATAAATCCGCCGTATCTTACAAAGATGTATGTTATCACTGTCATATAAACACATTGCTATTAACGCATACGAACGATAGCATATAAAGTCGAGAAAGCGTTTTTGGTATTCAAACATCAGTGAGCTAGTAATTCTATAAAAGTATCGTCATGTTGGTGACCTTCACATTTGTCATGTTGGTGACCTTCACATTTGTCATGTTGGTGACCTTCACATTTGTCATGTTGGTGACCTTCACATTTGTCATGTTGGTGACCTTCACATTTGTCATGTTGGTGACCTTCACATTTTTTTTCAGTTTCCTATACACACAGCTTTTGATCGAGTAAACGCATTTATCGaattgcttaacccatttatgcccagtggactctcctatccttctaaattggatcaatttatttccaaaattaggggtgtcaagtatatttatttctatatttataatatttcataaagaaattcatttaagcaaacagcgcagacccagatgagacgccgtattatgcggcgtctcatctgggtctacgctgtttgcaatgtccttttttcaggacgctaggcatgaatgggttaataaatCAAACAACCTCTTTTCAGTCCTTGAATGTTATGCAAATTTGCTGTTAATATTTTCTTTAAGCATTTAAAGTGACACACTTACTGGTCTGTCGGTGAAGTGTTCAAAATCTTTAACCATGATGTGCTTAATGATGTCTGGGTCGCTGATTACCATGGTCGGCTTGTTCCCTGTATAGAGCCTACAAAACACAAAAAATGTCAAGAAGTTTGGTGAACAGTTGACCCAACGATTCGATACGTGGTTGGCATTGGCTATCGACAAGTATGTTCAATACGTTTTATTGTCTAAATACAGGTAGTGATTTTTATTAAAGTAAAAATtgcctttatttatggcaagtacCCAGTTACCTAACTTGCTGTGACACATATTGGTTAAATCAACGGATCAAGTTTTAAAGGGACTATTttacagatgttggcatgtattgtagtttgttattaaatgttttatattgatgaatgtaaacattggatcttaaaagctcctgtaagaaaaagaaagaaaaaaaccctcaactgggctctaaTCAATGACCCCTCGAGTAAAAGTCTTACGCtaagaccactcggtcatccgtgctcatgcaatagtgatgtattttatactttatatcagcaatccACGTTGTGTCACagcatataacgacaacaacagaactctccaaattactcaatcgtttcgcgttgcaacgctttaaaattttcaggttttgaaatcatCAAGAATtgcgtataatggatattttagagaattgtTAATGTTCACTATCACTgtatcctcacaaatatcataactataacgaaaacaatttacaaatctgaaccgttttttttaattttgacaataTTCCAAAACGTGAACGTCCCTTTTAACAAGTTTTATCGAACTCCTAACCTCTCATTTGACacagaattattaaaaaaacataatacgTGTGTTAATTTTTTTCGTGTACACCCATAGCATCACAATTTCACATCAGACTgcattaaaatataatacattccATTTTAATTCTTATTAAAACAGTGTGTTACATGTATTGGTTTGTGTCTTTACCTTGGTACATGTCCTAGTGatttgtatatacatatttaatagttttaaatgtgttatatattttaagtatatGTTATAGATTAAAGATAAAATGCTTCACACTGAGCAATGTAATATTTCTTGTATTATGCTAACATATATAATTactttacatttaataatttcTAAACGACGCAAGGCAGTTGTTAGCACATTAGAAACCAGTGTTCCTGATAGCAATGATCAAAATTTCAACGCTCTATGTGgtttggtaacatagatttaacgcgatacaaaattctcgtttttATGTGTGTGTGACAATAATAtcttccatgtgaatttccggcgacaatatccgaacatttacgagcgaacgcgagaatggattcgggcagcgtcggaagcacgacgtagctCTCATGTATCCAGTATGAGTCGGTGCGCAACATCACTCTTTGAAATGCAAATACATTTACTTTAGATGAATACTTCATTCATTCGTCTTGATTGAATCGCGATCCGCATCTGGCTTGATAAATTGGTAATATTTATAAGTTAATTTATACGGACGCGATAGAGAGAAGTAAACACGATTGAGGTGAAAACATATCATTGGGCTGCTGACATTTTTTGCTATGTAGCTAAATATTTAGCATTATGTCTTATTCATTCTGATTGAAATCCGTATTACCTGTTGAATTCAAGTAACACATTTACATTTACACTGCATCGAGATTCCCAATGCAAATGCAGACAAATGATAGGTTCAAATGCATAGATAACACAAATCAACATACCCAAAtgagaaatatttaaatataaaactatgtatcaaataatatgattataaactTCGTTGTTTTACCACGCAGAgatataattaaacgattttctttcaaattatttaaacgCGTTCAGTACATCAAATGTATTTCATAATCAAAATTTGAAATGAAAGTTAACATGCAAATAATAGTGTCacattattaattcatttaatagtattatttaaatatcttaCCCAAATACTTTTCCGTGTTTTTTGTACAAGTCCATACTAATGTAACTGAAACCCTGAAAATAAAGCAACAACAGATTTCCAAAATGATCATATAACTTGCTCcttgtttttgttattgcaaaTCAGAAAACTTAATGTAAATTTGTGCAGAGGTATTATCATAATTTAACAGCTTTAACTTTTGCTTTTGGACAAACCATATAATACCACAGCAAGTGTCATTGGAAGATCAGTGTgtcttattaaacaaaaatattaaagcGCCTTTCTTCCTCCCCTATGCTCTATGCACTcggttaaaaataataaataaatcattatatTGCCTCTTTTAAGTTAAACTGTTAAAACCACTTGCAAAAACGAAAAGTACAATATTAATGCACTTTCTTGACCAACATCAATGTTAGCTTTGCTATCAAGGAACATTTATTTGGGAATGCAAAGTATCACTTTCTTTACTATACAAACATGTACACGGACAATATGAGTACTAATGCAATCATGTGAGCCCCTCTGATGGTGTGGTAGGATATTAAATACGCGGATTGCACACATACGGTACATATAAGCCTCGCTCTCtggaaacggggtttaatgcatgtgcgaaaagtgtcgtccccgtttagcctgtgcagtacaggctaatcagggacgaaattcgCCTTAACTTACTTTTCGTCAAGAATAGTCTTCCTTTAAATAGAAAAAGACAATacaagcaaaaagtgttgtcttttattagcatgtgcggactgcacaagctaatctgggacgatactttactcaTTTGCAttaaaacccccttttcgcaaAGCAAGCCTCATATGAATTTACCTCCTTTAACATGTCCACGAAGTCTCCCAGTAGAAACACGGTTTTCTTCGTCGGTATCCCCAATCTGCGAAACAGGCTTTGTTTGTACCACGTATACCTGATTTATCAAAATGTATATATCTGTAAGCAAACATCGAAATATATATATGCTAGTTTTAATACATGTGTATCGTCAAAGGATACCTATGCCTTGCTGTATATGTAATCAAAATAGCACGAGTATTTTTCATCCTAAACATAAGTTATATAGCTTTGTGTTCGTTTTTGCATTTATAACCTCTAAATCCAAGACCTGTGAAGTGCAGTAATAGCGCGTTAGTGTTTGGCCTCAGTGGTTCCGGACTCATGGAAGGCTAATTTTGTATTACATCGTTTAACTTGCTATTGTAATTGCGTACAGATTTTTCAAGATATCAAATAtgtgaaaatctgtgaacaagtcccttcaaaTCTAATATCGTGTAAGATCATCATCAAGTTTAATTCAATATCGCACAAGCTGCCAGCTTAACGGATAGTAGATCAGTCTTAAATTCAGGGAAAGTAGCAGATGATTTCGGTTATACATAGCAGACGAATTCCAGGGAAAATAGCAGATGATTTCGGTTATACATAGCAGACGAATTCCAAGGAAAATAGCAGATGATTTCTATTAGAAATAGCAGACGGACTCCATTATATGTTCAAATGTTATCCTTTCCAAAGACTGCGTGAACTATTGATTATATCTAATTATTTACAAAACACGAATGTCATTAAATATCATGATTTAATGGAAGAAAAAGACATAAATTATTGTCAAATTGGGCAAATATATCgattatgtttttatgtatttcaaaCAACCACCCGGGGGATACTTTTACAATTTCAACTTGTTTGAAAgaggcattttcacagattttggcacgttttgaagtttgtcattccttgctttatattgataaatgtaaacattggatctaaaatgcgccagtaaaaaatcaagaataatgtttaaaaaaaaaagaaaaaaaagaaaccctcaacagggctcgaaccactgacccctggagtcctggagtaaaaaagtcAATCactgagaccactcggccatccttcctgtTACAGTGaaagatttattttatactttaaataagcaatcctcgtagtttcacgaaatataaagacaacaacagaactctccaaattattaattcgtttcgcgttgcaacgctttattagtTGCAGGTTCgtcaaaagaagcatataatggctatttagagcatggttaatgtccaacgttactgtttccttacaataACATAACTAACACGAacatttgagaatctgaaacatttttttttaattttttttatttacccaaacgtgaaaaggcccctttaaaagaatGGTCTTTTCTTCTAAAacgaaataagttttttttcttattttctacATTTTACATTCACCCTCTTAACAAAACCACTAGCCtggtttttgtgtttgttttattaggATTACTTTTAAACTTGATACAATGACCTCCACACAAACTAGCAAAGGAAATGAGGAAGTAAACTGATATCACCTGTCGACGAAAACAGGTTAACAGCTAATACAATTTACATATTGTAACGAATATACCAGTGTTAAGCTTTCATACAGACTGTAACAATCAAGCATTTGAAGTCAGTTGTTGATGACgcatattattttatgcttttgcaTATTCTTGTATTTGCATTTAGTTTAATACTTACACACATATTGCTAACACTGAAGCCAATATTCCGACCAACCAGTTGGGCAGGCTAATTATTCCTATTATTTCCATCGCTATTCAGATCCTGGTAAACAACGCGTAACGCAATATTTTCTAGCCCAATGCTTGTTTAAGCATCAAAATCGCGAATGCAAATGTATATTCTCAAGCGTAATGGAGTATAAATCTTGTATAATTTATCGCGAATAGTTGAGAATCATCCAGCGAGTTTATTTTTACTGCTTTAAGCCTCTGTTACAGCCCAATAATGTGTTTTAATGAAAAACTAGTCGCTGTGTTGAATACAACCCTCGCGCTATCGACTCGATCGCTGGCGTACAATCTGCAAGTATAGCCGTCCCTATAGTAACatcttaatgtatttatatcGATAAACGTGGTTGGATCATTAAAAAGGTCAACATTCAGTAGACTAATGGTATTATATTAATGGTGATCATGAATGAATACACATAAATGTCAAAATTGAGTACACGCACGTCAATCTATTTGTTAACCTGAATGGATCATTGAAAAGGTCATCATTGAGTACACGCACGTCAATCTATTTGTGAACGTGAATGGATCACTGAAAAGGTCAACATTCAGCACATGTTCGTCATTTTATTTGTAAACGTGATTGGATCATGAAGTAGGACAACTGTCGGGGCACCTACCAGAGGCGGTCTAAGAGGGGCGAAACAGGCGAACCCCATAATCCAGCTAAAATTGCCCAAAATGGTACCGTTAATCCACGGTAATTAATCGTGTATCATTTGGTACCAAACCGATGGTTGTTATTCAAATAGTTTATTACAACTACATTAACAAATGCAGTGATATTTTCATTTAGGTCGAAGTGCACGTAAATGATTAAACGTAtcttaaattttcaattaaatgcaTTCTACATGGGAAATACACCGAATAATGTGAGCGGGACTTGTTCAAAGATTGAAGCAGTTTTGCATTTGTGTCAGTATCTGTCAAAAATTCCTAGGTAAAAAAATCGGAACTGTATAGCTCCATTTTAATAACAAGAATGTTATTTAAGACGTGATAAAAAGGAAAATTGTTTGTCCGGTTTGAGACTCGGATAAGTGTCCATTCAATCTGGAtaagcagacgatttattgcttaaatctgcctatcttacggaggagtccggagatagccgatgtatcacgattggtgtCCATTGCATGAAAAgtatgtattattatcattacggACTGACGGCTTTTGATGCCTCAATCAGCAGCATCGTTATGCACCTTTACGATCGTCTACATAAACCTGAGAACGCTGTTAATTGTGACTTCGCGAACGTGGTCAATTAGTAATAATTATTGACAACATATTATCATTGATTTCTGTTCAGCAGTTCATCTTAGATAGAACAGCGATGGGTGGTGGGTATATCAAGGGcgattttaaaagcattttttaaaatcTTAATTGATAAACGAATACCAAGTCACATGTGACGAAGGTTATATAACGCATCGCGGACCACACTTGAAGTAATATTTCCattcaatatttttgtattttagctGCCGGTATTGTAAACATTAATTTTCATCTTATGCTGTCAAACATGTGTGTAATATTGGACCAGTCTTCTGGAAAAGTTTATTACAATACCAAAACGAAGTTCTCATTTACATAAATAATGTGCATTTAAATGCCGTGCAGTGAAACGAACAGTGTTGATAGTTGTAATGTGGTTGGTTCAGATTGAATAATAAGAATTAACTATGCACCACCACAtgcatgaaaattaaatattt is from Dreissena polymorpha isolate Duluth1 chromosome 14, UMN_Dpol_1.0, whole genome shotgun sequence and encodes:
- the LOC127857890 gene encoding cytochrome P450 3A9-like isoform X3; protein product: MTLAVGFSYISMDLYKKHGKVFGLYTGNKPTMVISDPDIIKHIMVKDFEHFTDRPQFIMLSKFWRSAMSFASGDAWRNIRHTLSPSFTSGKMRNMTPYLHRCLDIFHGLLEKNIEEHPQGFDIDPMVRCYTMDVICATSFGLEVSAQTDLENPFIKHSKEFLDINPSGNPLFIIQILFPELANAFPKLFESNLVAKHAIDFFKNASISLFEDRKKSDANYKDLLQLMVNANKQAENEETSGGKRKGLTDDEILTNSVTFMVGAYDTTAATIVWILYEMALHQDLQQKLVDEIEEQIGEKELSYDNVFTMRYVDMVMSETLRMHPPNTRLGRQPDCDIEICGVKIPKGMDCTISTDIVHFLEEYWEDPYTFNPERFSPENKSKINEYAYLPVRGGAAELCGYASSPA
- the LOC127857890 gene encoding cytochrome P450 3A9-like isoform X1, encoding MEIIGIISLPNWLVGILASVLAICVYTWYKQSLFRRLGIPTKKTVFLLGDFVDMLKEGFSYISMDLYKKHGKVFGLYTGNKPTMVISDPDIIKHIMVKDFEHFTDRPQFIMLSKFWRSAMSFASGDAWRNIRHTLSPSFTSGKMRNMTPYLHRCLDIFHGLLEKNIEEHPQGFDIDPMVRCYTMDVICATSFGLEVSAQTDLENPFIKHSKEFLDINPSGNPLFIIQILFPELANAFPKLFESNLVAKHAIDFFKNASISLFEDRKKSDANYKDLLQLMVNANKQAENEETSGGKRKGLTDDEILTNSVTFMVGAYDTTAATIVWILYEMALHQDLQQKLVDEIEEQIGEKELSYDNVFTMRYVDMVMSETLRMHPPNTRLGRQPDCDIEICGVKIPKGMDCTISTDIVHFLEEYWEDPYTFNPERFSPENKSKINEYAYLPVRGGAAELCGYASSPA
- the LOC127857890 gene encoding cytochrome P450 3A9-like isoform X5 is translated as MGFSYISMDLYKKHGKVFGLYTGNKPTMVISDPDIIKHIMVKDFEHFTDRPQFIMLSKFWRSAMSFASGDAWRNIRHTLSPSFTSGKMRNMTPYLHRCLDIFHGLLEKNIEEHPQGFDIDPMVRCYTMDVICATSFGLEVSAQTDLENPFIKHSKEFLDINPSGNPLFIIQILFPELANAFPKLFESNLVAKHAIDFFKNASISLFEDRKKSDANYKDLLQLMVNANKQAENEETSGGKRKGLTDDEILTNSVTFMVGAYDTTAATIVWILYEMALHQDLQQKLVDEIEEQIGEKELSYDNVFTMRYVDMVMSETLRMHPPNTRLGRQPDCDIEICGVKIPKGMDCTISTDIVHFLEEYWEDPYTFNPERFSPENKSKINEYAYLPVRGGAAELCGYASSPA
- the LOC127857890 gene encoding cytochrome P450 3A9-like isoform X4 encodes the protein MLKEGFSYISMDLYKKHGKVFGLYTGNKPTMVISDPDIIKHIMVKDFEHFTDRPQFIMLSKFWRSAMSFASGDAWRNIRHTLSPSFTSGKMRNMTPYLHRCLDIFHGLLEKNIEEHPQGFDIDPMVRCYTMDVICATSFGLEVSAQTDLENPFIKHSKEFLDINPSGNPLFIIQILFPELANAFPKLFESNLVAKHAIDFFKNASISLFEDRKKSDANYKDLLQLMVNANKQAENEETSGGKRKGLTDDEILTNSVTFMVGAYDTTAATIVWILYEMALHQDLQQKLVDEIEEQIGEKELSYDNVFTMRYVDMVMSETLRMHPPNTRLGRQPDCDIEICGVKIPKGMDCTISTDIVHFLEEYWEDPYTFNPERFSPENKSKINEYAYLPVRGGAAELCGYASSPA
- the LOC127857890 gene encoding cytochrome P450 3A9-like isoform X2 gives rise to the protein MRLCFKDEGTQVDCGKWYTWYKQSLFRRLGIPTKKTVFLLGDFVDMLKEGFSYISMDLYKKHGKVFGLYTGNKPTMVISDPDIIKHIMVKDFEHFTDRPQFIMLSKFWRSAMSFASGDAWRNIRHTLSPSFTSGKMRNMTPYLHRCLDIFHGLLEKNIEEHPQGFDIDPMVRCYTMDVICATSFGLEVSAQTDLENPFIKHSKEFLDINPSGNPLFIIQILFPELANAFPKLFESNLVAKHAIDFFKNASISLFEDRKKSDANYKDLLQLMVNANKQAENEETSGGKRKGLTDDEILTNSVTFMVGAYDTTAATIVWILYEMALHQDLQQKLVDEIEEQIGEKELSYDNVFTMRYVDMVMSETLRMHPPNTRLGRQPDCDIEICGVKIPKGMDCTISTDIVHFLEEYWEDPYTFNPERFSPENKSKINEYAYLPVRGGAAELCGYASSPA